A region of Triplophysa dalaica isolate WHDGS20190420 chromosome 18, ASM1584641v1, whole genome shotgun sequence DNA encodes the following proteins:
- the trh gene encoding pro-thyrotropin-releasing hormone, producing the protein MRAACVIILASLSVFMSPVTQSQSLPGKEDPSLGELFQRAENLLISSLLTQMEDENNAKGEEVLSESEWMEKRQHPGKRQHPGKREDADYEVGSSLEKRQHPGKREDEERIRRQHPGKRLSLEQIVGENPSAEIGLSKRQHPGRRYLMLLQKRQHPGRRELYESDRTTEDLLDLEKRQHPGKRQWEANPPCEDWDAAGCNQASILLEILENATKSRTEDKKQHPGKRFELEYDATEQK; encoded by the exons ATGAGGGCGGCGTGTGTGATCATCTTGGCCTCCCTGTCGGTGTTTATGTCACCCGTGACTCAGTCCCAGAGTCTCCCGGGGAAGGAAGACCCGTCTCTTGGTGAGCTCTTCCAGCGCGCCGAGAATCTGCTCATCAGCTCTTTACTCACACAGATGGAGGACGAGAACAACGCCAAAG GTGAAGAGGTCCTATCCGAGTCAGAGTGGATGGAAAAGAGGCAACACCCGGGCAAACGACAACATCCAGGTAAACGCGAGGATGCGGACTATGAAGTCGGCTCTTCCCTCGAGAAGAGACAACATCCCGGGAAACGCGAGGATGAGGAGAGGATTAGAAGACAGCATCCCGGAAAGCGCTTGTCCCTTGAGCAGATAGTAGGGGAGAATCCGAGCGCAGAGATCGGGCTCTCCAAACGCCAGCATCCGGGAAGACGGTACCTGATGCTGCTTCAGAAACGACAGCATCCCGGTAGGCGCGAATTGTACGAGAGCGACCGGACAACTGAAGACCTGTTGGATCTGGAAAAACGCCAACATCCTGGAAAAAGACAGTGGGAGGCGAATCCTCCGTGTGAGGATTGGGATGCGGCCGGCTGTAATCAAGCCAGTATCCTACTCGAGATTCTGGAAAACGCCACTAAAAGTCGCACGGAGGATAAGAAACAACATCCCGGGAAGCGGTTTGAGTTAGAGTACGATGCCACGGAACAGAAATAA